The following are encoded in a window of Nibricoccus aquaticus genomic DNA:
- the nth gene encoding endonuclease III gives MFEKKTERAAFIDQRLAELYPETPVPLDHKDAYTLLVAVLLSAQCTDKRVNLTTPALFALADNPAAMAHVPVEQIQAIIRPCGLSPQKARAISQLSQILMAKHGGAVPKTFEELEELPGVGHKTASVVMAQAFGVPAFPVDTHIHRLAQRWGLTAGKNVEQTEADLKRLFPREHWNALHLRIIFYGREHCTARGCDGTVCEICRTVYPARKRAVRVKK, from the coding sequence GCCGGTGCCGCTCGATCACAAGGATGCGTACACGTTGCTCGTCGCGGTGCTGCTCTCGGCGCAGTGCACGGACAAGCGCGTGAACCTGACCACACCGGCGCTCTTCGCACTGGCGGACAATCCGGCGGCGATGGCGCATGTGCCCGTGGAGCAGATACAGGCGATCATCCGGCCGTGCGGGCTTTCGCCGCAGAAGGCGCGGGCGATTTCGCAGCTTTCACAGATCTTGATGGCGAAGCATGGCGGCGCGGTGCCGAAGACGTTCGAGGAGCTGGAGGAGCTGCCGGGCGTGGGGCACAAGACGGCGTCGGTGGTGATGGCGCAGGCGTTTGGCGTGCCCGCGTTTCCGGTCGATACGCACATCCACCGGCTGGCGCAGCGCTGGGGGCTGACGGCCGGGAAAAACGTGGAGCAGACCGAGGCGGATTTGAAGCGGCTGTTCCCGCGTGAGCACTGGAACGCGCTGCACCTGCGGATCATCTTTTACGGCCGCGAACACTGCACGGCGCGCGGCTGCGATGGAACGGTCTGCGAGATCTGCCGGACGGTTTATCCGGCGCGGAAGCGGGCGGTGCGGGTGAAGAAGTGA